One Intestinimonas butyriciproducens genomic window, GACGGTGTTCAGGTCGATATAGGGCGTGAGAAGGAGCTCTTTGATGTCGCTCCACAGGATGCGGGTCATCTCATCCCCGTCCATCTCCACCAGAGGGGTGGTCATTTTGATTTTTTCCATGGTTTTGGACCTCCTTGAGCTGTTTTGATCTGTTTCATTATATGCGGTCGCGGGAAAAAACACAAGAACCCCGGTTCCATTTTCTGCATAGAATCCAAGGGGACGCTGTGTCCCGATTCTGAGGAGAGGTGAAACGGTATGGGCAGACGAATCTGGGCCGCACTGCTGTGCGGCCTTCTGCTATGTGCGCCCGCGCTGGCCATCGGCCCTGTGTCCGGGGAGCAGATGCGGGGCATGGACGTAAGCGTGTATCAGGGGAATGTGGATTTTGCGGATGCGAAAGCGGACGGGATCGAGGCGGTGTATATCCGTGCCGGCTACGGAGAGACCGGGGTGGACGCATATTATCGCCAACACTACGAGGGGGCCTCCGCCGCCGGACTGAAGGTGGGCTTTTATCACTATATGGACGCCGTTACCGAGGAGGGGGCCAGACGGCAGGCCGCGCACTTTGCCGCCCTCATCCGGGATCTTCCGGCGGACTGCCGTCCGGTGATGGACTTTGAGACCTTCGGCGGGATGGACCGGGAGGAGGCCGGGACTGTGGGCCTTGCCTTTCTGGAGGCGGTGGAGGAGACCCTCGGCCAGCGGCCCATGGTGTACTCCGACGCCTATGCCGCCGGATACCGTATGGACGATAGCATGAGCGGCTATCCCCTGTGGGTGGCGGACTACGGGGCGGACGAACCCGATGTGTCCGCCAACTGGACGGCCTGGACCGGCTGGCAGTACACCGACGAGGGACGGGTGAGCGGTGTGTCCGGCCGTGTGGATCTGGACCGCTTTACCGACGGCGTCCTCCTCCGGGAGGAGGAGCGGCCGGTACCGGAGGAGGTCTGGCGCTATCGGGTCCGACCGGGGGACACCCTCTGGGCCCTTGCCCGCCGGTACGGCACCACCGTGGGAGCCATTGCCCGGCTCAATGCTCTGGCCGACCCCAATCTTATCTATGTGGGGGAGGAGCTGAAGCTCCCGGGGCGGGCCCAGGAGAGGACCTATACCGTGCGCGCAGGAGATACCTTGTGGGGCATCTCCCGGCGGTATGGGACCACCGTGGCCGAGCTGGCGGGGCTCAATGGGATCCGGAACCCGGATCTCATCTATCCCGGCCAGGTCCTGCGGCTGCCCGGATGAAATCAGAGGGCCGGCCCCTGAAGAGGGGCCGGCCCTTCGGGTCATTCAGCCGCCGGGTGCTCCAGCGGCTGAATAACGGTGCGGTACATATAGAACATGAAAAAACAGCTCAGGGAGAAAGAGAAGATCTCCGCGAAGGGGAAGGCCAACCAGGTGGCGGCGAGGCCCACGAAATGTCCCAGAAGCCAAGCGGAGGGGAGAATGAGCACCAACTGCCGCAGGACGGAGACGATCAGACTCAGAACGCCGTGGCCCAAAGCCTGACACACGGAGGAGGTGACAATGCCGAAGGCGGCGAAGGGGAAGCTCAGGCTGATGAGCCGCAGGGCGGGAATCCCGATCTCCAGCATATAGTCCGAGGCGTTGAAGATCCCCAGAAGCTGCCGGGGAACGATCCAGAAAAGGGCCACCCCCGCCAGCATGATGCCCAGGGCGTACAGAACGCCCAGCTTGGCGGTGCGGACCATCCGGTCCGGTTTCCGCGCGCCGTAGTTGTAGGCGATGATGGGGACGATGCCGTTATTGAGGCCGAACACCGGCATGAAGATGAAGGACTCCAGCTTGAAGTAGGCGGAAAAGACCGCCACGGCGGTGGAGTTGAAGGCCCCCAGGATCTTGTTCATGCCGAAGGTCATCACCGAGCCGATGGAGGACATGATGATGGACGGCACGCCCACAGCGTAAATCTTCCGAATGATGGCACCCGAGGGGCGGAACCCCCGAAAATTCAGGCTGATCTCCGGGTTGAGCCGCAGATTGCAGTAGAGGCCCAGCAGGGCGCCCACAATCTGGCCCAGCACCGTGGCCCAGGCGGCTCCGGCGATGCCCATCTCGGGGAAGGGACCGAGGCCGAAGATGAGCAGGGGGTCCAGGATCAGATTGATCACCGCGCCGGTGGCCTGGGAGATCATGGTGAAGATGGTCTTGCCGGTGGATTGGAGGAGCCGTTCAAAGCAGATCTGGAACATCATACCCACGCAGACCACCGATACGATGGAGAGATAGGTGGTGCCGTAGCTGATGATGGAGTCCACCTGGGTCTGGAGCGTCATGAAGGTGCGGGAGAAGAAGCCGCCCAGCACGGCGAAGACGGCCCAGGAGCAGAAGGCCAGGAACACGCCGTTGACGGCAGCTTGGTTGGCGGTCTCAAAATTTTTCTCTCCCAAGCTCTTGGAGAGCAGGGCGTTGATGCCCACGCCGGTGCCCACGGCCACTGAGATCATGAGGTTCTGGGCGGGAAAGGCCAGACCCACGGCGGCCAGAGCGTCCTCGCTGATATAGGAGACGAACACGCTGTCCACCACGTTGTAAAAAGCCTGTACCAGCATAGAGATCATCATGGGCAGGGACATGGTGAGGAGGAGGCGGTTGACGGGCATGACGCCCATCTTGTTTTCTTGGGGCTGCTGTGTCACGCGCCGAGCCCCCGTTCCCTGGCCAAAGTCAAAATGAGGTCTACCACGTTGTCCAGTCCGATGGTGCTGCTGACGGCGAGATGATAGTTCTGGGCCTTGCCCCATACCCGGTCGGAGAAGTGCTCGTAGTAGGCCGCGCGGCTCTTGTCGTGCTTGAGGACATAGGAGCGGACATCCGGAGCATCCACATGGTACTCCTCCTTGGCCCGGAAGATGCGCTCGTCCAGCGGCGCGTGGATAAAGACATTGAGCACGTCTTCCTGGTTGCGCAGCACATAGTCGGCGCAGCGTCCCACGATGACGCAGGGCCCCTGGGCGGCCACCTTCCGGATCACATCGGACTCGGCGATGAACACTTGGTCGCTCACCGGCAGGTTTTGTGTGCTCATGTAGAGATTGTAGAGAAAGCTGCTGGTCTTTTTCTGCTCAGCCTGACGGATGAACTCCTCAGAGAGGCCGGTCTCCTTGGCGGCCAGATCGATGACGGCCTTGTCGTAGAAAGGGATGTGCAGGGCCTCAGCCACCCGCTGGGCCACAATGCGCCCGCCGGAGCCGAACTGGCGGCCGATGGTGAGAACGGTATGCGCCATAACTACTACCTCCTTGTCGTAGGACGGAAAGAAAGAATTTTCTAAGAAAAGTATACCATAAGAAAAGAAAAAATACCACGGTCAGGTTCTACACCTGACCGTGGTATTCCGGCGCTGATTTTGGAGGAAAAGCTGTGAGGCCACGGCCCAGAAGCGCTGTCCGTGGCTTCCCGCTCAATGAAAGGCCGCCGTCCCGGATAAAATACAAGGGCTCGCAGGATAGGTTCGGGCGATGACAGGCGTTGCGATAGACACCAGAAACAACGGATTTATCATGCCAAAGCAACGATCTCCAGAGTGGATTCTCCTGTGGAGAGGTCTACGGTGTACTGGTACAGGCCGGCCTCAGAGAGGACGGCCTCTTCGGGATGCCCCGGGTTGACGATCACTGTCTCCGGAATGGTACAGGTATAGGTTAGGGTACGTCCATCGGCGCTGAGGACCGGTTCTTCTGGAGCGGCTCGCATACCAAGGCCGTTGCGCGGGGGCAGCGGCAGCAAGACCGTCTCACCGGCGCCCTGGGCAGAGCCCGGCTTGTAGACCAAGGCGAGGACAAACACGGGACCGTGGGCCCACCCATCCGTTCTGGTGCTGAGTACGGTACAGGTGCCGGCCTCCAGGCGGGCTTCCACGGTGACATTCATCTCGCCCTTGATCAGGGCGTCGATGGCGGCGTCATAGGAGGCCTGTTCCTCCTCTGTTGCGTCGGAGGGAGCCTCCGGCTCCTCCGGCACCGCATCCAGGAAGGGATTTCTGGGGAATGCTGTCTCAAATTCTGCCTGAGAAAATGCGCCCCTATCTACGAGTTTCTGTGCCAGCGTATCATTGCTGTCCTTTTGCTCTGCGAAAAGAGCAGCACAGGTTACAGCAACGGCATCAGCCCGAAGAAAGTTATTCCGGTCCACAATTTCAGGCAGGATACCGCAGTCTTCTGCCAGGGACCAGGGGGAATCCCAGGTAAAGTCGGCGCCGTCGGCATAGCCCAGGGCACGGAGCATGAAAGTCACATACATAGCACCGGTGGCGGTGTCTTCGGCGCCGAAGGCGGTATCCGCGGTCCCTTTGGTGAGGCCTTGGTCATAGGCATAGGACACATATCCATCGGCCCAGGCGGGGACATCCGTAAAAGGATGGGTTTTGGGCTGCAGCTCTGCCTGTACCCCCTTACCCAAGGAACGTACCAGCATGGTCACTGCCTCCACGC contains:
- a CDS encoding GH25 family lysozyme codes for the protein MGRRIWAALLCGLLLCAPALAIGPVSGEQMRGMDVSVYQGNVDFADAKADGIEAVYIRAGYGETGVDAYYRQHYEGASAAGLKVGFYHYMDAVTEEGARRQAAHFAALIRDLPADCRPVMDFETFGGMDREEAGTVGLAFLEAVEETLGQRPMVYSDAYAAGYRMDDSMSGYPLWVADYGADEPDVSANWTAWTGWQYTDEGRVSGVSGRVDLDRFTDGVLLREEERPVPEEVWRYRVRPGDTLWALARRYGTTVGAIARLNALADPNLIYVGEELKLPGRAQERTYTVRAGDTLWGISRRYGTTVAELAGLNGIRNPDLIYPGQVLRLPG
- a CDS encoding MATE family efflux transporter: MGVMPVNRLLLTMSLPMMISMLVQAFYNVVDSVFVSYISEDALAAVGLAFPAQNLMISVAVGTGVGINALLSKSLGEKNFETANQAAVNGVFLAFCSWAVFAVLGGFFSRTFMTLQTQVDSIISYGTTYLSIVSVVCVGMMFQICFERLLQSTGKTIFTMISQATGAVINLILDPLLIFGLGPFPEMGIAGAAWATVLGQIVGALLGLYCNLRLNPEISLNFRGFRPSGAIIRKIYAVGVPSIIMSSIGSVMTFGMNKILGAFNSTAVAVFSAYFKLESFIFMPVFGLNNGIVPIIAYNYGARKPDRMVRTAKLGVLYALGIMLAGVALFWIVPRQLLGIFNASDYMLEIGIPALRLISLSFPFAAFGIVTSSVCQALGHGVLSLIVSVLRQLVLILPSAWLLGHFVGLAATWLAFPFAEIFSFSLSCFFMFYMYRTVIQPLEHPAAE
- a CDS encoding AAA family ATPase, which codes for MAHTVLTIGRQFGSGGRIVAQRVAEALHIPFYDKAVIDLAAKETGLSEEFIRQAEQKKTSSFLYNLYMSTQNLPVSDQVFIAESDVIRKVAAQGPCVIVGRCADYVLRNQEDVLNVFIHAPLDERIFRAKEEYHVDAPDVRSYVLKHDKSRAAYYEHFSDRVWGKAQNYHLAVSSTIGLDNVVDLILTLARERGLGA
- a CDS encoding S-layer homology domain-containing protein, whose amino-acid sequence is MKELDLFLGVGVLEDGSTDFDLDRAPSRVEAVTMLVRSLGKGVQAELQPKTHPFTDVPAWADGYVSYAYDQGLTKGTADTAFGAEDTATGAMYVTFMLRALGYADGADFTWDSPWSLAEDCGILPEIVDRNNFLRADAVAVTCAALFAEQKDSNDTLAQKLVDRGAFSQAEFETAFPRNPFLDAVPEEPEAPSDATEEEQASYDAAIDALIKGEMNVTVEARLEAGTCTVLSTRTDGWAHGPVFVLALVYKPGSAQGAGETVLLPLPPRNGLGMRAAPEEPVLSADGRTLTYTCTIPETVIVNPGHPEEAVLSEAGLYQYTVDLSTGESTLEIVALA